A section of the Babesia microti strain RI chromosome I, complete genome genome encodes:
- a CDS encoding hypothetical protein (overlaps_old_locusTagID:BBM_I02320), which produces MINNAATMYNNIRPNLSLTCHFLHSLVIGNCRICIRSYTPSISFTYNKVATHKRFAVRNPNLNIAKLVPLVKLSDIEIETINNGFWEKNDLVFTGRDTLLKGKLSDLDKYKSINHKNKNKNN; this is translated from the coding sequence ATGATTAATAACGCCGCCACTATGTACAATAACATTCGTCCTAATTTATCTCTCACATGCCATTTTTTGCATAGTTTGGTAATTGGAAATTGTAGAATTTGTATCAGGTCTTACACCCcttcaatatcatttacTTACAATAAAGTTGCTACACATAAACGTTTTGCTGTAAGAAATcccaatttaaatattgcaaagTTAGTACCACTAGTGAAACTGAGTGATATTGAGATTGAAACTATAAACAACGGGTTTTGGGAAAAAAATGATCTTGTTTTTACTGGAAGGGATACATTGTTGAAAGGAAAGCTATCAGATCTAGACAAATATAAGTCTATTAATCATAAGAATAAGAATAAGAATAATTAA
- a CDS encoding Iron-sulfur cluster co-chaperone protein HscB mitochondrial (overlaps_old_locusTagID:BBM_I02320;~overlaps_old_locusTagID:BBM_I02321), whose amino-acid sequence MYSFVYRLPSSFTATKNSRFLSFTAKRCTDCDYSRIYVCNTCHLPMINITSITPFNLFKLPLQYMIDKTALRASYLQYQNILHPDKHSGLTKNDLKLITNSSSYVNEAYKLLLDDKKRGIELLSQLNQDIKLDDCNVIDIFEIHESIDSLKSSSEVQNFKNRMNERIDEIVSDINRYFIEKNYDQVRSKLSMLGYFSAISDRLDCHD is encoded by the exons ATGTACTCATTCGTGTATAGATTACCTAGTAGTTTTACCGCCACAAAAAATAGCAGATTCCTATCATTTACTGCCAAGAGATGTACCGATTGTGACTATTCCAGGATATACGTATGCAAT ACATGTCATTTGCCCATGATAAACATTACATCCATAACGCCATTTAACcttttcaaatt ACCGTTGCAATATATGATAGATAAAACTGCGCTCAGAGCGTCATACTTACAGTACCAAAACATCTTACATCCGGATAAGCACTCAGGCCTAACAAaa AATGATCTGAAACTCATTACTAATAGCTCTAGTTATGTGAACGAAGCTTATAAGCTTCTGCTGGACGATAAAAAACGGGGGATAGAATTGTTATCACAGCTCAATCAG GACATAAAGTTAGATGACTGTAACGTtatagatatttttgaa ataCATGAATCAATTGACTCGTTAAAATCAAGTTCAGAagtgcaaaattttaaaaa CAGAATGAATGAAAGGATAGACGAAATAGTTAGTGATATTAATAGATACTTTATTGAGAAG AATTACGACCAGGTACGATCCAAACTATCCATGCTGGGGTACTTTAGTGCAATCAGTGACAGGCTAGATTGTCATGATTAA
- a CDS encoding CS domain protein, putative, with product MYNNAIALILLLLLFTKSFTINNNVYRNNKSTFLSGIYSNVCSSRIKNIGAGWGIADNYVWQETDDFVTVKINLSLDIPSKSVQGNIYKDRLDFYTVDGKKLICGNTIKPIDVYGSFWNIVTHDFYKELIINLKKEDKFIDLWNGVLKGSTIIHTNYNSDNLSLENVKPPSELKRQPNSALWESRLYPNYSELFNFIYNWNMTDDDCGHEYGLPKCNIKLFYVPEIYGAKILYGGDLIPPGVDEWLDIRVLEKNEKYVVVIIRGPEANLVNGAYGINLSVFVQQAEDQIVRKLQIDLNKKFSSTTLDNKDDAIIDEEIVDPFKDIDLSDKSLQKYFERELGFNEDWPEEKREEHKKILIETIAKLSDRKFKPGYELDTLLNMYTGMQNTLGLSNNDMNNLFNDAMRKIENRKLELSSNTTSSIPSITDSMKIDFDCLGGEQTIFKRAINLNSSSILSDKYHSLPIKCQEMIRERWERNALKMDKLIDELLSCDESLIPTICDNYKDLLLSEDYPTIMRSKLSVSPPKNEHEKSRYLQLHQFVMSLYKDLEIYMMHNEMEQLNKINEICEMAMTNIYGLDDFMFDNKAKYDMDFVCYLKFAMYKESQDLEKQGLNPDLEPSVWLMVLKLIYKGVTFLIRDDISEHTEIITVIVERSLPMIRKYMTEYYLACMAKSDWKGFKDTVNTIANGISKMNKQDIIAESPELKEWIPDAIIQLQNDVEELLPDWVIDGMLSPSDRAYMEMNNNRKIPICKLQLTKQSPEKLWPKYDIYKQMPIAEKCKTSKPTEQ from the exons ATGTACAATAATGCAATAGCacttatattattattattattatttacaaaatcatttacaatcaataataatgtatatagAAACAATAAATCAACATTTCTTAGTGGAATCTACTCAAATGTGTGCAGTTCTcgcattaaaaatattggTGCTGGCTGGGGAATTGCAGATAATTATGTTTGGCAGGAAACTGACGATTTTGTCACtgttaaaataaatttatcattggaTATACCTTCAAAAAGTGTTCAGggtaatatatacaagGATAGACTTGATTTTTATACTGTTGATGGTAAAAAGCTAATCTGCGGGAATACAATC aAACCAATTGACGTTTATGGTTCTTTCTGGAATATTGTTACACATGATTTCTACAAggaattgattattaaCCTAAAGAAAGAagacaaatttattgatttatgGAATGGAGTGCTCAAGGGCAGTACGATTAtacatacaaattataactCCGACAATTTAAGCCTTGAAAATGTGAAACCCCCATCAGAACTTAAAAG acaGCCAAATTCCGCATTATGGGAAAGCAGGCTCTATCCAAACTATTCcgaattatttaatttcatatacAATTGGAACATGACAGATGATGATTGTGGTCATGAGTATGGATTGCCTAAGtgtaatattaaattgttttatgTACCTGAGATCTACGGAGCTAAGATTCTCTATGGTGGAGATCTCATCCCTCCAGGTGTAGATGAATGGCTCGATATTAGGGTACTTGAgaaaaatgaaaaatacGTTGTAGTAATTATTAGGGGCCCTGAAGCAAATCTTGTCAATGGTGCTTATGGTATAAATCTCAGTGTATTTGTGCAACAAGCTGAGGATCAAATTGTACGAAAGTTGCAAATTGATCTTAACAAGAAATTTTCGAGCACTACTCTAGATAATAAAGATGATGCAATTATTGATGAAGAAATAGTTGACCCATTTAAAGATATAGATTTATCAGATAAATCTCTACa AAAATATTTCGAACGGGAATTGGGCTTCAACGAAGATTGGCCTGAAGAa AAAAGGGAAGAACACaagaaaattttgatagaAACAATCGCAAAACTTTCTGATCGAAAATTTAAACCTGGATATGAACTTGACACTCTGCTAAATATGTACACTGGAATGCAAAATACCTTGGGTCTTAGTAATAATGATATGAACAATCTATTCAA TGATGCGATGagaaaaattgaaaataggAAACTAGAATTGTCTAGTAATACAACTAGCAGCATACCTTCTATTACTGATTCGATGAAGATTGATTTTGACTGTTTGGGCGGGG AACaaactatatttaaaaGAGCTATCAACCTAAACagtt CATCTATTCTTTCTGATAAATACCATTCGTTACCTATAAAGTGTCAGGAAATGATTAGGGAGAGATGGGAACGCAAT GCATTAAAGATGgacaaattaattgatgaACTCTTGAGTTGCGATGAATCCCTTATACCAAcaatttgtgataattaCAA aGATCTATTATTAAGTGAAGACTATCCTACAATAATGCGAAGCAAACTAAGCGTTTCACCACCAAAAAATGAGCATGAAAAATCGAGATATTTGCAATTACATCAATTTGTTATGTCGCTATACAAAGACCTAGAGATATACATGATGCACAATGAAATGGAACAGTTGAACAAGATAAATGAGATATGTGAAATGGCCATGACAAATATCTACGGATTAGATGActtt ATGTTTGATAACAAAGCCAAATATGACATGGATTTTGTATGCTACTTAAAGTTTGCCATGTATAAGGAATCTCAAGATTTGGa aaAACAAGGCTTGAATCCAGATTTGGAGCCCTCAGTATGGCTAATGGTCCTAAAACTTATATACAAGGGAGTAACTTTTCTCATAAGGGATGATATTTCAGAG CATACTGAAATTATTACAGTAATTGTTGAGCGGTCACTCCCTATGATACGAAAGTATATGACTGAATACTACTTGGCCTGCATGGCTAAAAGTGATTGGAAGGGATTCAAGGATACAGTAAATACTATTGCTAATGGAATCTCTAAGATGAACAAACAGGACAT AATTGCAGAGTCTCCTGAATTGAAGGAGTGGATCCCGGATGCAATAATCCAGCTGCAGAATGATGTAGAGGAACTCTTGCCGGACTGGGTAATTGATGGAATGTTATCTCCTTCTGATCGGGCGTATATGGAGATGAACAAT AATCGCAAAATTCCAATCTGTAAACTTCAGCTAACCAAACAATCGCCAGAGAAATTATGGCCcaaatatgatatttacaaGCAGATGCCAATAGCTGAAAAGTGTAAAACATCCAAACCAACAGAACAGTGA
- a CDS encoding hypothetical protein (overlaps_old_locusTagID:BBM_I02330;~overlaps_old_locusTagID:BBM_I02335), translating to MSCRRSFNLNYVTLTLFTLFLKYQIELVKCKNLANYVTYTVAPEYEKYVDDTELKSRINDKQSRIETELQDQIKRAKTINESLKILQRNGAIISDNGMPDGIKFQESTIGLTEAPVFLIEPPLLLPLDEFQDDEFSEYLMTKSGLNPMHKSVEEADIDKLMNPHNITDLKEAKIAKALFKQELKRLMDEKKILLDRMEELEMEMAVDGSKSAKRKFSNCSREIHELDSNIEDYMDKIDKVNRVKRSIIKREGYDSELIDDEIEIENIEKELKDQTHTSTEASINKKEHHDNKTNRNKDKNVYSNKSNKESDNDDDDDEKDNESEEDTKKDDEIDVEDNEDED from the exons ATGTCGTGTAGAAGAAGTTTTAATTTGAACTACGTCACACTGACGCTTTTTACATTATTtctaaaatatcaaatagAATTAGTAAAATGCAAGAATTTAGCGAATTATGTTACTTACACAGTTGCCCCTGAATACGAAAAATACGTTGATGATACag AACTCAAATCCAGGATCAATGATAAACAATCGCGCATTGAAACTGAACTTCAAGATCAGATTAAACGTGCAAAAACCATAAATGAATCACTTAAGATTTTGCAGCGGAATG GTGCCATCATATCTGATAATGGAATGCCTGACGGCATTAAATTTCAGG AGTCAACTATTGGCTTGACGGAAGCACCTGTATTTCTGATTGAACCACCACTACTACTACCACTTGATGAATTCCAA GATGACGAATTTTCTGAATATTTGATGACTAAATCTGGCCTAAATCCCATGCATAAGTCAGTAGAGGAAGCTGATATTGACAAGTTGATGAATCCGCATAAC ATCACAGACTTGAAAGAAGCGAAGATTGCCAAGGCATTATTTAAACAGGAGTTAAAACGACTTATGGATGAGAAGAAGATTCTGTTAGATAG GATGGAGGAATTAGAAATGGAGATGGCTGTCGATGGCAGTAAAAGTGCAAAAAGAAAGTTCAGCAACTGCTCCAGGG AAATACATGAATTGGACTCCAATATAGAGGATTACATGGATAAAATAGACAAAGTTAATAGAGTTAAACGGTCAATCATTAAGAGG GAAGGTTATGACTCTGAGCTGATCGACGATGAAATTGAGATAGAGAATATAGAGAAAGAGCTTAAGGACCAAACACACACAAGCACTGAGG CCTCTATAAACAAAAAAGAACACCATGATAATAAAACAAATCGTAAcaaagataaaaatgtatactctaataaatcaaacaaaGAAAGTGATAATGATGATGACGATGATGAGAAAGATAATGAAAGTGAGGAAGACACAAAAaaagatgatgaaattgatgtgGAAGACAATGAAGATGAGGATTAA